The proteins below are encoded in one region of Aquisphaera giovannonii:
- a CDS encoding tetratricopeptide repeat protein, giving the protein MRVPFQVRRRPDAGPADAAFFAGRDPAPLLALCAGLGLDPGGRVHGLADGLLLKLGTPAGGPLPGALRLRAIAPDLFLPADAELVPALLDDEAKGLTRDRGLVFLPGGRALAYDPRRPIPLAAMLTAGVLPRRDWQPLPARPALADRIASILVDFPDETPESALDAGSGGDVGSEGMPQGPASPDAPKAGASGLARLRDMASSLLRGAIGRARGEGSREGAEATAPDAGLVARQAAALRDLLREFREGDVEKALRRSIPASSPGELRGAGGHGGDRLPDRDLKYRLEDLLGGKGGSGGEAWLGGGDLMAALLAEYRKAAQEATRRGDHRRAAAIYGKLLRDDRAAVQALLRGGLYHDAGVLLLARLDDRRGAARAFASAGEADRAVALYREIGDHEAAGDLLRGIGEEEAALAEYQTAADQLAAHPGGHLAAGSLLLKKAGRADLAMEQFAEGWRRRPVANAVPCAVEAARLLAARGDVPALRSLLDEADAFFAAAPGAAEPGRFYNAVATFGDGEGLGQARGELRDRALLGLAAVLRRRIAAGEKAPPLVSSLLGGSGSWPAAVVSDASHAATAPRRQRRDGPSSVAGAGPRLRVCSGTVTAASGASESGDVVLGTATGEVWAFRPETSEVVAVSSYDLPVAALASDPTGELLVVLRSHPGGRGAISSYARRPDGRYEVLAGTTMEALSSPWLTPVLRTAIESLVGLWDGESFQVLSVGSLTSWGTLHLPAGEAPPPPGLLLDSEGGEDGEFDVLTHDGREWCRVDPWGGSLRPTGLQWRPEPRGDALRSLTPSWIAAADGGLELAGPGEDGSLHWGRLQDGQLIARNASPGPADGGYLAAAVVREGVVAGVSRSRVDWVRCGARAFQSWRATPEPIPAAVAAFPSRPTGELIVVARDGLVVRLPIPG; this is encoded by the coding sequence ATGAGAGTCCCCTTCCAGGTCCGCAGGCGTCCCGATGCCGGCCCGGCCGACGCGGCCTTCTTCGCCGGCCGCGACCCCGCCCCGCTGCTGGCGCTCTGCGCCGGGCTGGGCCTCGACCCCGGCGGGCGCGTCCACGGCCTCGCCGACGGCCTGCTCCTGAAGCTCGGCACCCCGGCCGGCGGGCCGCTTCCGGGGGCCCTCCGCCTCCGGGCGATCGCCCCCGACCTCTTCCTGCCGGCGGACGCCGAGCTCGTGCCCGCGCTGCTCGACGACGAGGCGAAGGGCCTCACCCGCGACCGCGGCCTCGTCTTCCTGCCCGGCGGCCGGGCCCTGGCCTACGACCCCCGCCGGCCGATCCCCCTCGCGGCGATGCTGACCGCCGGGGTCCTCCCCCGCCGCGACTGGCAGCCGCTCCCGGCCCGCCCGGCGCTCGCCGACCGCATCGCGTCGATCCTCGTGGACTTCCCCGACGAGACCCCGGAGTCGGCCCTCGACGCCGGCAGCGGCGGGGACGTCGGCTCCGAGGGGATGCCGCAGGGACCCGCGAGCCCGGACGCCCCGAAGGCCGGCGCCTCGGGGCTGGCCCGACTCCGCGACATGGCCTCCTCGCTGCTGAGGGGCGCGATCGGCCGGGCCCGGGGCGAGGGGTCTCGCGAGGGGGCCGAGGCGACGGCCCCGGACGCCGGGCTCGTCGCCCGCCAGGCGGCCGCGCTCCGCGACCTGCTCCGCGAGTTCCGGGAGGGCGACGTCGAGAAGGCCCTCCGCCGGTCGATCCCCGCGTCCTCCCCCGGCGAGCTCCGCGGCGCGGGGGGCCACGGCGGCGACCGGCTCCCGGATCGCGACCTGAAATATCGGCTCGAAGACCTTCTCGGCGGCAAGGGCGGCTCCGGGGGCGAGGCCTGGCTGGGCGGCGGCGACCTGATGGCCGCGTTGCTGGCCGAGTACCGCAAGGCGGCCCAGGAGGCGACCCGGCGGGGCGACCACCGCCGCGCGGCGGCCATCTACGGCAAGCTCCTCCGCGACGACCGGGCGGCCGTCCAGGCCCTGCTCCGCGGCGGGCTCTACCACGACGCCGGCGTGCTCCTGCTCGCCCGGCTCGACGACCGCCGCGGCGCCGCCCGCGCGTTCGCGTCGGCCGGCGAGGCCGACCGCGCCGTGGCCCTGTACCGCGAGATCGGCGACCACGAGGCGGCCGGCGACCTGCTGCGGGGGATCGGCGAGGAGGAGGCCGCCCTGGCCGAATACCAGACCGCCGCCGATCAGCTCGCGGCCCACCCGGGTGGCCACCTCGCCGCCGGGAGCCTGCTGCTGAAGAAGGCCGGCCGCGCGGACCTGGCGATGGAGCAGTTCGCCGAGGGCTGGAGGCGGCGGCCGGTCGCCAACGCGGTCCCCTGCGCCGTGGAGGCGGCACGCCTGCTCGCCGCCCGGGGCGACGTGCCGGCCCTCCGGTCGCTCCTGGACGAGGCCGACGCCTTCTTCGCCGCCGCCCCCGGCGCGGCCGAGCCGGGTAGGTTCTACAACGCGGTGGCCACCTTCGGCGACGGCGAAGGGCTCGGGCAGGCCCGGGGCGAGCTTCGCGACCGCGCCCTGCTCGGCCTGGCGGCCGTCCTGCGGCGCCGCATCGCGGCCGGCGAGAAGGCGCCCCCGCTCGTCTCGTCGCTCCTGGGCGGGAGCGGCTCGTGGCCGGCGGCCGTCGTCAGCGACGCCTCGCACGCGGCCACCGCGCCGAGGCGTCAGCGCCGGGACGGCCCGTCGTCGGTCGCCGGCGCAGGCCCCCGGCTCCGCGTCTGCTCCGGGACCGTCACCGCGGCCTCGGGCGCGTCGGAGTCCGGCGACGTCGTCCTGGGGACCGCGACCGGCGAGGTCTGGGCCTTCCGCCCCGAGACCTCGGAGGTCGTCGCCGTCTCCTCCTACGACCTCCCGGTCGCGGCCCTGGCGTCCGACCCGACGGGCGAGCTCCTCGTCGTGCTCCGGTCGCACCCGGGGGGCCGCGGGGCCATCAGCTCCTACGCCCGACGCCCCGACGGACGCTACGAGGTCCTGGCCGGGACGACGATGGAGGCCCTGTCCTCCCCCTGGCTCACGCCGGTCCTGCGGACCGCGATCGAGAGCCTGGTCGGCCTCTGGGACGGCGAGTCGTTCCAAGTGCTGTCGGTCGGCTCGCTGACCTCCTGGGGGACCCTCCACCTGCCCGCCGGCGAGGCGCCACCGCCGCCCGGCCTGCTCCTCGACTCGGAGGGGGGCGAGGACGGCGAGTTCGACGTCCTGACGCACGACGGCCGGGAGTGGTGCCGGGTCGACCCCTGGGGCGGCAGCCTGCGCCCGACCGGGCTGCAATGGCGGCCCGAGCCGCGGGGCGACGCGTTGCGCTCGCTGACCCCGAGCTGGATCGCCGCGGCCGACGGGGGCCTCGAGCTCGCCGGCCCCGGCGAGGACGGGTCGCTGCACTGGGGCCGGCTCCAGGACGGCCAGTTGATCGCCCGGAACGCGTCGCCGGGGCCCGCCGATGGGGGCTACCTGGCGGCCGCGGTCGTCCGCGAGGGCGTCGTGGCGGGAGTCTCCCGCTCCCGCGTGGACTGGGTGCGCTGCGGGGCCAGGGCGTTCCAATCCTGGCGGGCCACCCCCGAACCCATCCCCGCGGCCGTCGCGGCCTTCCCCAGCCGCCCGACCGGCGAGCTGATCGTCGTCGCCCGCGACGGCCTGGTCGTCCGCCTGCCGATCCCGGGCTGA